The window CCAAATGATGTATAAACCAGACTGAATAGTAAACTGGATGTTGTGCTGACGTGAAGTACGATGCCTCACTAACATatttgatgtctttttttttgccattagcTCAGCTGAGTACACATTTCCCTTCAGTGACTTGGAGGTAAGATTTGTCTTTTATAACTATTCTATGTAGTGTGTAGCAGCATTGATGGCCACACTAAGACTTACTTAATGTAAGGCTTTTGCTGTAAACCTTGGACAGATCGCCGGTCAATCACAGGCCATCCACACACGCGCTCACACCTAAGGGAAgtttagagagaccagttaacctcAGTCGCGTATCTGGACAGTGGGAGGGGAAAGgaatacccagagagaacccatgcatacTCTGGGAGCACATTCTAACTATGCAGAAAGACACCATGAACAgatttaaacccaggaccttcttgttgcaaggcaacagtgctactaACTGTCCTTCACCTTAATATTTCATACTTACCCATAAGAAAATGGaatgaacaagaaaaaaagtaccCTTTATTTGCTACTGTGTGGCAGCACCTTCTGCAGCACTCCCTGCCAACAAGCAATCTCTGTCCTTCACAATGAGACGTCTGCCTTTGCAAACGTAAAAGGTAGCTCCATCTTCCTGGGAAATCAGCTCCAGCTGTGTCAGGATTGAAGGGTGAAGTCTCCACTCGGCCGTTTTCAGATCTACCCATGTTTGTTCAGAAGGATTCTGATAGGAGGGGTCATTAAAGGCCATTTCTGAACAGTCCAGTGTCTCATTCTAAGCCATTTTTGTTCTGGCTTATTATCCTCTTGGAGAACCTGGGACCTGGGACTGAGGTGGAGCTTTCAGAGTCTGTAGAGTATGTTTGGCTTCAGGAAGCCTTGGTAGTCTTGAGGCTTTGCTATTTCCTTTGGACTGTCGTGAGTCAGCCCAAAGGAAATTCTCCCAGAATGGCTGGGGTTTATCAGCCAGCATTTTGGTCAGTGATAAtctctctttttgtgtttttctgtcaaaTGTGGAGTCTTCCATGGCTCATCATAGTACAAAATGCTCCCGGTTTGAATGGTTTTGAGTCGTGTCTTCTGCTCTTTTTCTACAATTAGCACTGTCTGTCGGATCAACATcgggttttgtttctttttcacccGCTACAGGGAAGTTGGCTACAGTCCCATGGACTTTTAATTTTTGATACTAATATGACCACATCATGAAGCTGTTATTTCGGCCTTCACTTTTATGTATCTCTAGAATCTTCTTTCTGAGCTCCTCAGACAGATCTGCTCCTTTGCTTTACCTGATCCAGCTTCAGCACTGTGCACACAACGAGACCAAACTGTCCACCATCAGGGTTGATAGttggagggaggaggagggattCCTTAAAAACATGCTGACCGACTGACAGAATGCAAGGATTTAAAGGTTTCTTTAGGGATATCAGTTCAAATTTCCCATAATCAAAcctatttgtaaaataaacaattgtttatttagaccattttactttattacatACTGAAGACATTAAGGTAAACATCACCAAGTTCACTTTAACTGAATCACCTTTTAGGAAAGATGAAGCATTGAATCGGTGAGCTTTAAGGTTTCATTAAACTAAATACACTTCAGAAATCCTGTCAGACTACCTCTTACATTATTTGGTAGAATCAGTGTCATAGAAATGAATATCCTCCCTAGGTTTCTACATGTTTTAGTCACTTCCAATACATGTCCCAATAGCATTCTTTTCctctcttgaaaaaaaaaatgtatttggcaGTGCAAGACTAAGTATGGATAAATTATCAGCGGAATATGAGGATGGAGGTTGGAAGCTCACCTAATTTTCAGATGTACTATTATGCTGCTCAATTTAGGTTCTTAGCAGAGATGTTTGAGATGACTTCTCCCTCATGGCTCAATATTGAGACAATAGAGATGAAAGAGGATAcatcaataaatgtattgtataaatatgaaaaaaattaaatttaaactgCAACCCAtattcatttaatcatccaatgaatccaaattagttacaagcttcataaaatgtataaaatagaATGCTTTCTTTCCCCTAAAACCCCTTTATGGGGAAATGGACAGCTACCAAAGATCTTTCAGAATGACAACTTTATATCTTGGCAGGAGAAAGGTGTTACCCGATTAGAACACATTCatagaatatgcaatatgcataatattacagcagcatccCGAAGTAGATAAGGTGTGTGCAAGTTACCTCAGCACCTGGGAACAGTGTAAATAATTAATggttggatcagaacctgtgcaaccatttacatgatgtaaacagttacaatgtctgttgggagcagctgagattataaagtctggcAGCAGCCGGGACGAAGGACTTGCGGAAATGTTCCTTggagcatctaggatgcagcagtctgtcactgaaggagctctcgAGCTCcttgcatggggtgggagacattgtccaccagtgatgtgatttttcttacagtcctcctgtctcccaccacctgctctgggtccagggggcatcccaggacagagctggtctcctaatgagtttatccagccgcttcctctcagctacagataagctgctgctccaacagaccacaccatagaaagtggctgatgccaccacagagtcaaagaaggtcttcagtAGCGCCCCACACACTCCAAAAGACTTAATTCCAtcttattgttcaggtgaacacccagatACTTATAAAAGTCCACTATATccacatcagttccctggatgttcacctgtgtcaATTTGTTTCAAATCTGCGGTGAAGTGAAAGCGGTGCTTCAAAACAGAAGGTAATGCTGGTGTGGTTTGTATTTGCTCTTTTCTGCAGGATGTAAGGACTGAGATCTTTGAGCTCAGCAGTGACCTGGACCTGAGGGTTACCCACAACAGGAAGACCATGAAAAGTGTAGCTAACCTGGTGCTGGCTGCGAACAGGCTGAAAAAGTCCCTGTCTCAGTTTGACAGCGATTATGAGCTCTGCAGCGCCATCATGGACTGTGTGGTGGAAGGTAGGTAGTAATACTCCTGCAACATTTTcataaactgcattttaacAGGATGTTTGGAGGTTTCAGAATCCAACCAGCCACAAGACATTACATTTAGATGAGGCGGACAGAtcctctttttgcagtgatatATGTTACTTTTGCAGAGATATAAAGTACTGCATTTAACAATATGATGGATCAAACCCCATTCACCACCACAGGGGAAGCCCTTAAATTGTGGGAAAATGAAAAATACGCCCATCTTGTGAAAGCTACTAAGAGCGTGTCGTCTTTCTCTCCACAGAAACCGTTTTTCACAAATGCTGGAACTCCTTTCAGCGTTTCAGCTGCTGGAAACAGCTGACGCTGTGTGATAAAAACCAGAAAGATTTCATCCTTAATCTAAAGCGGTCAAAGCTGCAGGCCGTCATTCTAAAAGGCGGATACGGTGATTGCAAAGGTAACGAAAGACcacaaacagatttctttgAGTACTTGCAAATTAAGCTACTTTTGCTTATAGAgtgagatttgtttttaaaggttcAGACAAACCCAGTGATGCATTTGTAAATCAATGGGTTACTCATCATTGAAAACCTACCATAAGGCCTGGATGGCAGAGTGGCCACAGAGAAGCCCCTCCTCCGTAAAATGCACATGTCAGCCTGTCTGCAGTTCCCAGAAGCCACCTTAAGGACTATCTCACcacaggaggagaaggagatTTATTTGTGCTGCCTGAATACCAGGCATCATGTCTGGAAGCAACAAAGCTCTGATTATAACCTGGTCAACACCATGCCTAGAGTGGAGtgcagtggtggcagcatcattctgtggAACTGAGACAGCAGTCAGGGTTGAACATGAGATATGCTCTCATAGCAGATTAGATCAAGATAGCAGCCTGCTTAgattttgctgaaataaacCTTAGAGGCAGTCAGACCAGaagaaaactacattttgatCAGAACACCTAATGCCATTTCTGGAGGAGCACGGGCATTTGCCCATCACCTGGTTTTTGCCGTACGTACTGCGAGGCAAGGAGGTGGGagtattatgctgtggggatatttttatttagcagcTGCTGGATGACTTGTCCACACCGCGCAAATACAACACCAGGCAAATATAAGGAAAACCTGCTCCAGAGGGCTCTGGAACCCAGACACCTCTGCAACTAGCAGACATAGACCCATCCAGCCAACATAGcaaaggagctgctggaggagcagcaTAAGAATGTTCTTGAGCGGTCCAACAAGATCCTGAACTTAATTCCAAATGAACATCTCTGGAAATAGCTAATGGTGGCTTCCCAGCATTGGTgaccatccagtctgactgactTTAGGAGGATCTGcagaaaacaggagaaaataCCTGAAAACAGATGCGCCAAGCTGGTAGAGGCATGCCCAAGAATATCTGAGGCCATGATTGCTGCTGAGGGTGCTTCTCCAGAGTATTGAGGAAGATGTGCGAATGCCTATccatattttgttgtttatttcagataaaTTATGCAAACAAACTTTTTCACTTCCCTGAGATTTGCAGTAAAAGTTTCTGCATTAATAACCCtcagtctttgttttcttctatCCAGTGAGCTTTGAAATGACCAGCTACGGACCTCCCCCCAATTCCAGTGCTGACTGCATGGTTGTACTCTTATCAGTCACCAAGGACCTGCATATGTCTTGCTCTAAGACAGATGATAAAGTTCTGCTGAACTTGGAGGTAAACCCAAAATCCTAAAACAGTCATATTTTTTATCCTTGAAAAGGATTTATTGGACAGCTTCGCAATGAAACACAAAGTTACTCTTTATCAAatgatttttgctttaaaattaagttttagTTCTTGGTTTggtgaaaataatttcaaatcttAATCAGCCAAGGGTATGActaattttgggcttaactgtaaAGAAACAGAGGGCGCCCTTTTGTCAACCTGCTCGTGTCCTTCAGTTGTACATTTTGACTCAGCCAGCCTGCATAGcatgattaataaaaactaaataaaattgtacaTTTATCTCAATGCCATCAGACCTCCCACAACCTTCTTTCAATATTcctcctctctgtgtctgttAGGAATGCAGCGAGGAGCGTTTAAAGGAGATCAGCAAAGAAGAAGACATGGTTCGCTTCCTTTTCAACAAGAGAGGCATGGTGTCTCTGTACACCTTCGAGTCAGTGAAGTACCCCGGCTGGTTCATCAGCACCTCCTCTGAGGACAGTGATCAGTCGGTGGAGATGTGCCAGATAGACGCTGCGTCACGCGTCACCTCCTTCAAAGTCCTCTCCTGAGGAGTATCTAAGGGACTATGGTATCTAGTAAGTCCCCACTGGATAGAGCAACAATCTAATTATTTCATGGGGTTGTAGTTGAGCTAAACTATCAATCTCAGgtattaaaaaaactatttaaaggaaaacctcaggtgaaaacaaaataactttttttctctgttttcactGGTGGGAAATCATGTAAGGGGATAGTCCTAAAATAACTAATGTAATGCTCTTCTTTAGCATCTAGACTCACTTTTCAGTATTTTAGATTTatagaagttaaaaaaaagattctaaAGGATTTCTTCTCTTATTTTATGAATGTGTTATGCTACCTGCTTTATAGAAAGTTATATTTATGCATTTGGAGACGCTTTAAGCCATAACAATTTGTAAATATCGCAACACAGTTTATACCAAAGCCAATGACAAGCTACTTAGAAGGAAGACCAGTAGTCAGGTGCAGAGGTGACGGTGTAAAATAGAATACAGGTCTGCACCAGAAAGAGATGAACTAAAGGGGTTAGGGGATGCTAAACTGGGTCTTCAAAAGTTTATTGTGGCCAGACCCTGTTCTGGTAGAGCTCAGCAAGTCTTTTCGCCAGCGTGGAATGACACAGGAGCTAAAGGAGCTGTTTTAAACCCTTTCTGATGCGTTGGCTTTTAAGGTTCTGTTCCTGTCGCACTTAAAATCTGTAACAAAACCTCTTGATTGTAGTAGATCTAATTTAACATGCAATGTGATTTATAGTAATGTCAGAAAATAAAGGTTCatattctgaaaatgtttgtatatTGTGTTATGCATATCACAATAATTATAACACTACTCTGTCATGTCAGATACATTCATGTAAAAACTTTATAAAAAACCTTACAAAGAAATTGTGCATACAAGGAAAGACATTTCTCTTTTGAACCATTTGTATCTAAACtctatttattaaatatatatatatatatatatatatatatatatatatatatatatactcctATTTCAGGTTTTCTAAATAAGCAGTTAACcttaaatttttactttagCCTCAATTTTGACTGGAGAGAAGAGGGGATTCTTAAAGAGCTGCAGTGACCCCTGGTGGTGATATAACACAAACCCAACAATTCACAGCAACCTCACATCGAAGATGGCAGCAGCTGAGACTGCAGTGGCAGAGCCATGCAGTCTCAGCTGCCAACAGCCTCCAGCGTTAAGGAACAACACTGGAGCTGCATGTCTGAAGGAAGGCATCGGCCTCAACTTTCATATGGATTTCACCTTTACCTGTAGAGCAGTGGATGAACGCTGTAGAAGTGCAGTAATGATCATGCTTATTGTCAGCATGTAAAAAGGGCTGTAGTCATTTGAAGTTTGagctttttaggtttttatttcagaatttGGTTTAACAGCCACATTTTTGCACCCAAACAAAGAATTTGATGTTTCCACTTTTCGAAAAATGTTTATGTATAACTATaacaaatggattttttttttttgtaaacatttttttgtttgttttgtttttgtacataCCGTTTTAACAAAAAAGGAAGACAAAGTTGGAATGCCGCAAACTAATATGTTATCAATCTGGGAACAAATAATAGCAAATGGCATTTTTGCTGGATGCCAATACTTAAATCGTTTATCTTGAGAAAACCCTCTTAAAAATGAATTACTGGCAGGGATTGGATTACAAAAATGACTTTTGAGAGGGttagtaattttaaattagcaAATAACATTTGGGGATTTTGCTCTtatgataaaaagaaattagGCACACTGTCagtgttaatattttttaacatgtccaacacacacacacactgctcaaaaaaaagggaacactGAAATAACACCCTGGATCTGAATGAATTAAATACTTATTGAatattttgttctttacatagctgaatgtgctgataacaaaatcacacaaacattatccatggaaatcaaatgtattaacctatggaggtctggatttggaaccacactcaaaattaaagtggaaaaacacactacaggtggatccaactttgatttaatgtccttaaaacaactCAAAATGAGGCTTAGTATTGTGGGTGGACTCTAcgtgcctgtatgacctccctacaacacctagacatgctcctgatgaggtggcaAGCCTCTAGCCTTGCCGACCacttctacaaacatttgtgaaagaaccgatcgctctcaggagctcagtgaactcCAGCATGGTTCTGTGATAGGATGCTGCCTGAGCTACATGTTCAGTCAGGAAATTTCATCACTCTTATATATTCCTCAGTCAACTACGAGTGGTAGTATAACATGGTGGAAATGATGAGGAAGTACAGAAACTCGTAGGCCAGGTAAACTGATAGAGCGCGGGCAACAGATGCTGAAGTGTGTAGTGCGCAGAGGTCATCAACTTTCTGCAGTCAATCGCCCCAGACCTGCAAACTTCATGCGGCCTTTCAGATTAGCTCAGGAGAGTTTTCACATGGCCAAGCAGCTACATCCAAGGTTACATCACCAAGAGCAATGCGTTC of the Fundulus heteroclitus isolate FHET01 unplaced genomic scaffold, MU-UCD_Fhet_4.1 scaffold_626, whole genome shotgun sequence genome contains:
- the LOC105915597 gene encoding interleukin-1 beta, with translation RCLTNIFDVFFFAISSAEYTFPFSDLEDVRTEIFELSSDLDLRVTHNRKTMKSVANLVLAANRLKKSLSQFDSDYELCSAIMDCVVEETVFHKCWNSFQRFSCWKQLTLCDKNQKDFILNLKRSKLQAVILKGGYGDCKVSFEMTSYGPPPNSSADCMVVLLSVTKDLHMSCSKTDDKVLLNLEECSEERLKEISKEEDMVRFLFNKRGMVSLYTFESVKYPGWFISTSSEDSDQSVEMCQIDAASRVTSFKVLS